The Spirochaetota bacterium genomic interval TTCATTTTGTAGATTCTGGATTTTCGGATCTTGAAACACATGTAAAGCGTGAAAAACAGAAAGCTCGGGAACTAAAGAATTCATCGTGGTGGAGAAAAAGGATAGCACCTGGTATATGCCATTATTGTGGCAGAAAATTTAAACCATCGGAACTGACGATGGATCACGTAATACCCCTTTCACGAGGTGGGTATTCAGAAAAAATAAATATTGTTCCGTGTTGCAAGGAATGCAATATAAAGAAAAAATCATTGTTACCTGTTGAATGGGAAGAATATATACAGAATTTAAAA includes:
- a CDS encoding HNH endonuclease; the protein is MGDRSKKFKPKELHFVDSGFSDLETHVKREKQKARELKNSSWWRKRIAPGICHYCGRKFKPSELTMDHVIPLSRGGYSEKINIVPCCKECNIKKKSLLPVEWEEYIQNLKKIGLQ